In Malus sylvestris chromosome 16, drMalSylv7.2, whole genome shotgun sequence, the following are encoded in one genomic region:
- the LOC126607572 gene encoding uncharacterized protein LOC126607572 encodes MSGPSDRRFDLNLVEEAAPPSPDNIWRPSFVSPTGPLTVGDSVMKNDMTAAVVARNLLTPKDNRLLSKRSDELAVKDSLALSVQCAGSVSNMAQRLFARTRQVESLAAEVMSLKQEIRGLKHENKQLHRLAHDYATNMKRKLDQMKETDGQVLLDHQRFVGLFQRHLLPSSSGAVPRNEAPNDQPLMPPPSRVLSSTEAPNDPPPVPSLSGALPTAETSPKQPL; translated from the coding sequence atgtctggcccctccgaccgtcgttttgacttgaaccttgttgaagaggcagccccgccttctccagacaacatatggcgcccatccttcgtctcccctactggtcctcttaccgttggggattccgtgatgaagaatgatatgaccgctgcggtggtggccaggaaccttctcactcccaaagataacagactactttccaaacggtctgatgagttagctgttaaggattcgctggctctcagtgttcagtgtgcaggttctgtgtctaatatggcccaacgcctatttgctcgaacccgccaagttgaatcattagcggctgaagtgatgagtctcaaacaagagattagggggctcaagcatgagaataaacagttgcaccggctcgcacatgactatgctacaaacatgaagaggaagcttgaccagatgaaggaaactgatggtcaggttttacttgatcatcagagatttgtgggtttgttccaaaggcatttattgccttcgtcttctggggctgtaccgcgtaatgaagctccaaatgatcaacctctgatgcctcctccttctagggttctgtccagtactgaggctccaaatgatccccctccggtgccttctctttctggggctctaccgactgctgagacttctcctaagcaacctttgtga
- the LOC126607573 gene encoding uncharacterized protein LOC126607573: MILLNGTLSIAFASTEEPALYGELISIGGIGPGVNGKLSSTIAEVLETKLSIDSSRLYVKFYDVEQRSFFGFNGSTF, encoded by the exons ATGATTTTGCTCAACGGGACTCTGTCGATTGCATTTGCCAGTACAGAAGAGCCAGCTTTGTATGGAGAACTGATCTCCATTGGGGGCATTGGACCGGGTGTTAACGGCAAACTGAGTTCAACCATTGCAGAAGTTCTGGAAACTAAGCTCTCCATTGATAGCTCCCGCTTGTATGTCAAATTTTATGACGTTGAG CAACGGTCCTTCTTCGGGTTCAACGGCTCAACATTTTGA